A stretch of the Comamonas testosteroni TK102 genome encodes the following:
- a CDS encoding thiamine pyrophosphate-binding protein, translating into MNSMQPVPLRRDIPLPGNDTDSLWASDAIAEMIRALDIPYVLLNPGSSFRGLHDSLVNHLGNINPQMLVVLHEEHAVAIAHGYAKVTGKPLAAIVHSNVGLMHASMAIFNAWVDRVPVMVLGATGPVDAAKRRPWIDWMHTAQDQGALVRDFTKWDAQPASVVASYEALLRAKQIALTAPSGPTYVCFDVSLQETRIDAIPPLPNVSRYEVASPAVPGKEDLEKAAELLSSATRPVILMGRVSRSSESWRHRIQLAEKLNAEVLTDLRAGASFPTDHELHAAVPGVFLSPEAAATLRAADVVLSLDWYDLNGTLQQAWRGESVSAKVIQVSLDHYSHRGWSMDHQGLPPVDVFMPVEPDVAVPLLSAACNRRSVATRPSKTVAAKLPALQDGTISIAMVADALRRAAGEQPVTLIRVPLGWSGEMGHFRDPLDYLGMDGGAGIGSGPGMAVGAALALRDTDRLPVLMTGDGDYLMGLTALWTAANAGIPLLTVVCNNCSFFNDELHQERVARDRDRPVQNRWIGQRIGDPDPDLAALARGLGLQGFGPTTNPAMLDEILARAVAAVRAGSTVVVDVRVTPGYSAAMTSGMTRSHEDHEGSQA; encoded by the coding sequence GCGGTCTGCACGACAGCTTGGTCAACCACCTGGGCAATATCAACCCCCAAATGCTGGTTGTGCTTCATGAGGAGCATGCCGTTGCTATCGCCCACGGCTATGCAAAGGTAACAGGAAAGCCCCTGGCTGCCATTGTCCACAGTAATGTCGGACTGATGCACGCTTCTATGGCGATCTTTAATGCCTGGGTAGACCGCGTGCCGGTGATGGTTCTCGGCGCAACGGGCCCAGTCGATGCCGCAAAACGCCGCCCTTGGATCGACTGGATGCATACCGCGCAGGACCAAGGTGCGTTGGTACGCGACTTCACCAAATGGGATGCGCAGCCCGCTTCCGTTGTTGCCTCTTATGAAGCGCTGCTCCGAGCCAAACAGATTGCACTGACTGCACCGTCCGGTCCAACCTACGTCTGTTTTGATGTTTCCTTACAAGAGACGAGAATCGACGCGATCCCGCCATTACCCAACGTCTCGCGATACGAGGTTGCCTCACCCGCTGTACCGGGCAAGGAAGATCTGGAGAAAGCCGCAGAACTACTTTCCTCGGCAACTCGGCCCGTCATTCTCATGGGACGCGTATCTCGCTCGAGCGAAAGCTGGCGCCATCGCATCCAACTGGCCGAGAAGCTAAATGCGGAGGTCCTCACTGACCTGCGCGCTGGTGCGTCCTTTCCTACGGACCATGAACTTCACGCCGCCGTGCCAGGTGTCTTTCTCTCACCCGAGGCGGCAGCTACGCTGCGCGCCGCGGACGTCGTCCTTAGTCTTGATTGGTACGACTTGAATGGAACACTCCAACAGGCATGGCGCGGTGAGTCTGTGAGCGCCAAAGTGATCCAGGTCTCACTCGACCACTACAGCCATCGCGGCTGGAGCATGGACCATCAAGGCCTCCCGCCGGTCGACGTATTTATGCCAGTTGAACCGGACGTCGCCGTTCCTCTCCTATCCGCCGCATGCAATCGCCGCTCGGTCGCCACTCGCCCCTCGAAGACGGTAGCCGCCAAGCTGCCGGCGCTGCAGGACGGCACAATCAGTATTGCGATGGTCGCGGATGCCCTGCGCCGCGCAGCAGGCGAGCAGCCCGTGACGCTGATTCGCGTGCCACTGGGATGGAGTGGAGAGATGGGCCACTTTCGCGATCCTCTGGACTACCTAGGCATGGACGGCGGTGCAGGTATTGGCTCAGGACCGGGTATGGCCGTAGGTGCTGCACTGGCACTTCGCGATACCGATCGTCTCCCCGTACTGATGACAGGTGATGGCGATTACTTGATGGGCCTGACGGCACTATGGACAGCGGCCAATGCCGGCATTCCGCTGCTCACTGTTGTATGCAACAACTGTTCTTTTTTCAACGACGAACTGCATCAGGAGCGTGTGGCACGCGACCGTGACCGACCAGTGCAAAATCGCTGGATCGGGCAGCGAATCGGAGACCCGGATCCGGATCTAGCTGCACTCGCGCGCGGACTGGGGCTACAAGGCTTTGGGCCGACTACCAACCCGGCCATGCTTGACGAGATACTAGCTCGCGCCGTAGCAGCGGTTCGGGCTGGCTCAACCGTTGTCGTCGACGTACGGGTCACTCCAGGCTACAGCGCTGCAATGACCTCCGGCATGACCCGTTCGCATGAAGATCATGAAGGAAGCCAAGCATGA
- a CDS encoding aldehyde dehydrogenase family protein, protein MTKIPISLQESGDLTPYIQSTLPRSSGHFWAGRWHEGGSDTIATFNPSTGDLLADIPCASQAEVNAAVASAKSAFPTWAETPPLQRGALLREAARRVRLHSRELALLDAANCGNPVHAMQMDAEIAATQLDYFSGLVLEIKGETIPTANGSLNYTLREPLGPVARIFPFNHPFMFAAGKIAAPLAAGNTVILKPPEQAPLSTIRLLEILEDLFPPGVLNCVTGGRETGAALSAHTDVAAVALIGSVGAGKAVLRSAADTMKHTLLELGGKNAMVIYPDAELDRAVEGAVRGMNFTWCGQSCGSTSRLYVHRSIHDTFMQRVVAELAKKHRPGIATHSDTTMGAMASRAQYERALHYIRAGIEDGATLLTGGCPAREAHLQAGLFIEPTIFTGVLPDMRIAREEIFGPVLSVFSWEDENQMFADVNAVELGLTASVWTTSLNTGLRAAKRIQAGYVWVNECSAHIPGAPFGGYKQSGVGREESKEELLEFTQVKNVNVRLD, encoded by the coding sequence ATGACGAAGATACCAATCTCCCTGCAGGAAAGCGGCGACCTGACCCCGTACATCCAGAGCACTTTACCGCGTTCAAGCGGTCATTTCTGGGCGGGACGTTGGCATGAAGGTGGGAGCGACACAATTGCGACCTTCAACCCATCGACCGGTGACCTTCTGGCCGATATCCCCTGCGCATCCCAGGCAGAAGTGAACGCGGCGGTCGCCTCAGCCAAGTCCGCGTTCCCGACATGGGCCGAAACGCCTCCGTTGCAGCGTGGCGCGCTATTACGCGAGGCCGCACGCCGCGTACGACTGCATTCACGGGAGCTAGCGCTGCTAGACGCCGCCAACTGTGGTAATCCCGTGCACGCCATGCAGATGGATGCGGAGATCGCTGCCACCCAACTGGACTATTTCTCGGGACTAGTGCTTGAGATCAAGGGCGAAACCATTCCGACCGCGAATGGCTCGCTGAACTACACGCTCAGGGAGCCCCTCGGCCCTGTGGCACGCATCTTCCCCTTCAACCATCCGTTCATGTTCGCTGCCGGGAAGATCGCGGCACCTCTCGCAGCAGGCAACACCGTCATTCTCAAACCGCCAGAGCAAGCCCCTCTCTCGACCATTCGATTGCTGGAAATTCTCGAGGACCTGTTTCCTCCCGGGGTACTGAACTGCGTCACCGGCGGGCGCGAAACGGGCGCCGCGCTCTCTGCACATACAGATGTTGCCGCTGTCGCATTAATTGGAAGTGTTGGCGCGGGCAAGGCTGTACTGAGGTCTGCTGCGGACACGATGAAGCACACCTTGCTTGAGCTCGGCGGCAAGAACGCAATGGTCATCTATCCCGACGCCGAACTGGACCGCGCCGTGGAAGGTGCCGTGCGAGGTATGAACTTCACATGGTGTGGGCAGTCCTGTGGCTCTACCAGTCGCCTATACGTACACCGATCTATCCACGACACATTTATGCAGCGTGTAGTGGCGGAACTCGCGAAGAAGCACCGGCCCGGTATCGCCACGCATTCGGACACGACCATGGGAGCGATGGCGAGCCGCGCTCAGTACGAGCGTGCCCTGCACTACATTCGTGCAGGCATCGAGGACGGAGCCACGCTCTTGACGGGCGGCTGCCCGGCACGCGAAGCGCATCTGCAAGCCGGTCTGTTTATCGAACCGACCATCTTCACAGGCGTACTCCCCGATATGCGGATCGCGCGCGAGGAAATCTTCGGTCCTGTGCTCTCGGTCTTCTCTTGGGAAGACGAGAACCAAATGTTCGCCGATGTCAATGCCGTCGAACTAGGCCTTACGGCCTCGGTGTGGACCACGAGCCTCAACACCGGCTTGCGCGCCGCCAAACGTATTCAGGCCGGATATGTATGGGTCAACGAATGCTCAGCACATATTCCTGGCGCGCCGTTCGGCGGCTACAAGCAGTCCGGCGTCGGTAGGGAGGAATCCAAGGAGGAACTACTGGAGTTCACGCAGGTCAAGAACGTCAACGTGAGGCTCGACTAG
- a CDS encoding IS5 family transposase (programmed frameshift), producing MAVMRYVLRDGQWTRMSPLCLGKVGDRGRSGSNNRLFLEAVLWITRTGSPWRDLPPEFGKWSTVLKRFRDWVKADVFQKLFDAVSDQPHMEYVMLDATMVRVHRHGKGAKEGLRAKAIGRSRGGLTTKILALTDTLGNLIRFVLRPGQRHDLQGVEQLLEGIDLLALLADKAFDADWLEQRLLAQGFQVVIAHKSNRREPLQIDIEVYKWRHLIENFFCKLKEFKRIAMRCDKTDSSFAAVITLVSAVINSR from the exons ATCGCGGTGATGCGATATGTTTTGAGAGATGGACAATGGACTCGTATGAGTCCATTGTGTTTGGGGAAGGTTGGAGACCGAGGACGCAGTGGCTCCAACAATCGACTCTTCTTGGAAGCAGTGCTTTGGATTACACGAACAGGTAGCCCTTGGCGAGATTTGCCACCCGAGTTTGGTAAGTGGAGCACCGTCTTGAAGCGGTTTCGCGACTGGGTCAAAGCTGATGTTTTTCAAAAGCTGTTTGATGCAGTCAGCGATCAACCGCACATGGAATACGTGATGTTGGATGCAACGATGGTGCGAGTGCACCGGCATGGTAAGGGTGCAAAAGAGGGTCTGCGGGCTA AGGCCATAGGTCGCAGTCGAGGTGGTTTGACCACCAAGATCTTGGCGCTGACAGATACCCTTGGGAACTTGATCCGATTTGTTTTGCGGCCAGGCCAACGACATGATCTTCAAGGTGTAGAGCAACTGCTTGAAGGCATAGATCTGCTGGCATTGCTGGCCGATAAAGCATTTGACGCAGACTGGCTGGAGCAACGCTTGCTGGCACAGGGCTTCCAAGTGGTGATTGCACATAAGTCCAATCGGCGAGAGCCCTTGCAGATTGATATAGAGGTCTACAAGTGGCGGCACCTGATCGAGAACTTCTTTTGCAAGCTCAAGGAGTTCAAACGTATTGCAATGCGCTGCGACAAGACAGACAGCAGCTTCGCTGCTGTCATCACGTTGGTATCGGCTGTGATCAATTCACGTTAA
- a CDS encoding citrate/2-methylcitrate synthase, which translates to MITGSDSTSSRHPDFLDAKASLALLGVRPQTLYAYVSRGAIRSVPQPGTKAHLYSRADVERVIARAAARAGHAAAAAGAMDHGQPIISSGITEITEAGPAYRGYLASDLARQGVPFERVCELLWGAPLDVARIGAWIIPPRELARAREAGLRILHGTDPHTVYGAIAMLALELGRTRKLSGSGGRVGGVVQEPHLLISAIAQALGCVSPVHALTLPERSELIASTLIRSFGCEATLERSRAVNALLVLLADHELPPGTLAVRAAASGGANLFDCISAGICASSGTEIAGHYAIVDRFLTARPTAVALREKAIRLHQSGQQIPGFTHPLYKGGDPRARHLLAIAADLADDSFDMRQVFDFVAWAQENLADHPRHEFALVCLVRGLRLPVWSAAVLFLVARMAGWAAHVQEQRGATGLWRPRARYVPQP; encoded by the coding sequence ATGATCACAGGCTCTGACTCCACGTCCTCTCGACACCCTGACTTCCTTGATGCGAAGGCTAGTCTTGCCCTCCTGGGCGTTCGACCACAGACGCTCTACGCATATGTGAGCAGAGGGGCAATTCGTAGTGTGCCTCAGCCCGGGACCAAAGCGCACCTATACAGCCGAGCGGACGTTGAGCGGGTCATTGCGCGTGCGGCGGCCCGTGCAGGCCATGCTGCTGCGGCAGCTGGCGCGATGGACCATGGGCAGCCCATCATTAGCAGCGGAATAACAGAAATCACCGAGGCTGGCCCAGCATACCGAGGCTATCTGGCTAGTGACCTCGCGCGCCAGGGTGTTCCATTCGAGCGCGTTTGCGAGTTGCTATGGGGCGCTCCGCTCGACGTTGCCAGAATTGGCGCTTGGATAATCCCTCCGCGGGAGTTGGCTCGCGCTCGGGAAGCTGGCTTGCGGATTTTGCACGGCACCGACCCGCACACAGTGTATGGGGCGATCGCAATGCTGGCCCTTGAGCTGGGACGTACCCGCAAGCTGTCGGGCAGCGGCGGTCGTGTTGGTGGCGTGGTGCAAGAGCCGCATCTGCTGATCTCTGCCATTGCGCAAGCGCTAGGCTGTGTCAGCCCCGTACACGCGCTGACGCTGCCGGAGCGTTCGGAACTGATCGCGTCGACGCTCATTCGCTCCTTCGGATGCGAGGCCACGCTCGAGCGGAGCCGCGCGGTGAACGCGCTGCTGGTGCTCCTTGCAGACCATGAGCTGCCGCCAGGCACCCTGGCTGTTCGGGCCGCGGCATCGGGTGGGGCAAACCTGTTCGACTGTATTTCCGCGGGCATCTGCGCTAGCTCCGGGACCGAGATCGCCGGGCACTATGCGATCGTTGACCGCTTTCTGACGGCAAGACCGACGGCGGTTGCGTTGCGTGAAAAGGCCATTCGCCTTCACCAAAGCGGGCAGCAGATACCGGGGTTCACGCATCCTCTCTACAAGGGGGGCGACCCGCGCGCGAGGCACTTACTTGCCATCGCCGCCGACTTGGCTGACGACTCTTTCGACATGAGACAGGTGTTCGATTTCGTCGCTTGGGCGCAGGAAAACCTCGCAGACCATCCCAGGCATGAGTTCGCACTTGTCTGTCTGGTGCGCGGGCTTCGGCTGCCCGTGTGGTCGGCTGCGGTTCTCTTTTTAGTGGCGCGCATGGCTGGTTGGGCGGCGCACGTACAGGAGCAGCGCGGCGCGACTGGCCTGTGGCGTCCGCGCGCCCGTTATGTTCCTCAACCATGA
- a CDS encoding MarR family winged helix-turn-helix transcriptional regulator gives MASRILQHWHEGVPDDRLAHLVKDATRAFLRSLQNRLARYDVQLGHWTFLRILWERDGLTQAELSVEAGVMAPTTAIALKAMEELGYVVRRHRPDNRKSMYVFLTPAGKRLKAKLVPMAEEVNALAVKSLSDAHVGIVRRSLLKIIENLANDECIQDDTRRAAVQGSPKP, from the coding sequence ATGGCGAGCCGAATCCTGCAGCACTGGCATGAGGGCGTTCCTGACGATCGCTTGGCTCACTTGGTTAAAGACGCGACGCGCGCATTTCTTCGGTCACTGCAGAATCGTCTCGCGCGCTACGATGTTCAGCTCGGCCATTGGACTTTTCTGCGGATCCTCTGGGAAAGGGATGGACTCACCCAGGCGGAGCTGAGCGTTGAGGCAGGAGTGATGGCGCCCACGACGGCCATTGCACTGAAAGCCATGGAAGAGTTAGGATATGTCGTGCGAAGGCACCGGCCCGACAATCGTAAAAGCATGTACGTATTCCTTACGCCTGCAGGCAAGCGCCTCAAGGCAAAGCTTGTGCCTATGGCCGAGGAGGTTAACGCACTGGCGGTTAAGTCTCTGTCGGATGCGCATGTCGGGATCGTGCGGCGCTCGCTATTGAAGATTATTGAGAATCTTGCGAATGACGAGTGTATCCAAGATGACACGAGGAGAGCGGCTGTCCAAGGTTCCCCAAAGCCTTAA
- a CDS encoding LysR family transcriptional regulator, translated as MTPSQEDLNLLIVFEALMETRSVSKAGEQLHLSQPSMSHALSKMRKAFDDPMFVRVKNEMQPTLRAQEVAEPIRQALELARQHIFSKVALDLRTSSRIFTICMTDVGETCYLPLLINAVRKQAPGVRLRTVSPIVEKLKVGLESGGVDLAVGYFPDITSGGVFQQRLLRNSGFLCITGDRELAARGELDIASFQAAEHIAVRTEGRSQEVIEKAMAAMGVQRNVVATVPHYLGLLTIIPQTELTAIIPMDLASAFDGKEGITAIPLPFASPSVEIIQIWHRRHHQDPAHRWLRTLVRDTLQRRC; from the coding sequence ATGACGCCTTCTCAAGAGGACTTGAATCTGCTAATTGTCTTCGAAGCGCTCATGGAAACCCGCAGTGTGTCTAAGGCTGGCGAGCAATTGCACCTGAGTCAACCTTCTATGAGCCACGCGCTGTCGAAGATGCGTAAGGCTTTCGACGATCCAATGTTCGTGCGTGTTAAGAACGAGATGCAGCCTACGCTAAGGGCGCAGGAGGTCGCTGAGCCGATCCGGCAAGCCCTCGAACTCGCCCGCCAGCATATTTTTTCCAAGGTGGCGTTGGACTTGCGTACTTCCTCGCGCATATTCACGATCTGCATGACAGATGTCGGCGAAACTTGCTATTTGCCGCTGCTGATCAATGCTGTACGCAAGCAGGCTCCAGGTGTTCGCCTGAGAACGGTGTCCCCTATCGTGGAAAAGCTCAAGGTAGGTCTGGAATCAGGAGGTGTCGATCTTGCCGTTGGGTACTTTCCCGATATCACTAGTGGAGGTGTTTTTCAGCAGAGGTTGTTGCGCAATAGCGGATTTCTGTGCATCACGGGCGACAGGGAGCTCGCCGCGCGCGGCGAGCTGGATATCGCTTCGTTCCAAGCCGCGGAGCACATTGCGGTCAGAACAGAAGGCCGTAGCCAGGAGGTCATTGAGAAGGCTATGGCTGCAATGGGCGTGCAGCGGAATGTGGTGGCCACGGTTCCCCATTATCTTGGCCTGTTGACCATCATTCCGCAAACCGAGCTGACAGCCATTATTCCGATGGATCTGGCCAGTGCGTTTGACGGCAAGGAAGGTATAACGGCCATCCCGCTGCCGTTCGCGTCGCCGAGCGTGGAAATAATTCAGATATGGCACAGGCGCCACCATCAGGATCCGGCGCATCGTTGGCTGCGTACGCTAGTGAGGGATACTCTGCAAAGGCGGTGCTAG
- a CDS encoding Gfo/Idh/MocA family protein: MNAGHQLRLGVAGLGRAFTLMLPTLQQDPRIKLVAACDPRESARAQFASDFRAPVYPDIEGLASNPDVEAIYIASPHQFHAQQARIAARHGKHVLVEKPMALSLGDCDEMIQHCRDAGVHLIVGHCHSFDTPYLSAREIVQSGELGPVRMVHALNYTDFLYRPRRPEELRTEEGGGVVFSQAAHQVDIVRLLVGTRVRRVRAITGDWDPMRPTQGAYSALLWFEGGAFASISYNGYGHFDSDEWCDWIGEMGGDKSPEAYGAARRKLATVGSAQEEANLKAAATYGGPGYVAAAMDAQPIWHQHFGPIVVSCERGDIRPLPDSVCVYADLAKERRSLQRPVVPRFEVIDELYHAVVNEIKPLHDGEWARATLEVCLALLDSAGSGKDVELPR; the protein is encoded by the coding sequence GTGAACGCCGGCCACCAACTTCGACTGGGTGTCGCCGGACTCGGGCGCGCCTTCACGCTTATGTTGCCGACACTCCAGCAGGACCCGCGGATAAAGCTGGTGGCTGCTTGCGATCCGCGCGAATCGGCGCGGGCTCAATTTGCGAGCGACTTCCGTGCTCCGGTGTACCCGGACATTGAAGGCCTGGCATCTAATCCGGATGTAGAGGCTATCTATATCGCCAGCCCACACCAATTTCATGCGCAGCAGGCACGCATTGCAGCACGTCACGGCAAGCATGTTCTTGTGGAAAAACCGATGGCGCTGTCCCTTGGCGACTGCGACGAGATGATCCAGCACTGCCGTGATGCAGGGGTACACCTGATCGTCGGTCATTGTCACAGCTTTGACACACCCTACCTGAGCGCTCGAGAGATCGTGCAGAGCGGGGAGCTGGGGCCCGTGCGTATGGTCCACGCGTTGAATTACACCGACTTTCTCTACCGACCGCGTCGTCCCGAGGAACTGCGCACTGAAGAGGGCGGTGGCGTGGTGTTCAGTCAGGCTGCTCACCAAGTCGACATTGTGCGCTTGCTGGTTGGCACTCGGGTCAGGAGGGTTCGAGCCATCACGGGTGACTGGGATCCTATGCGTCCTACCCAGGGTGCCTATTCGGCGCTGCTGTGGTTCGAGGGGGGCGCGTTCGCCAGCATCTCCTATAACGGCTACGGGCACTTCGACTCCGACGAGTGGTGCGACTGGATTGGCGAGATGGGCGGTGACAAGTCTCCTGAGGCATATGGCGCCGCCCGCCGCAAGCTGGCTACCGTGGGCTCAGCACAGGAGGAGGCGAACCTCAAGGCTGCTGCTACCTATGGAGGTCCTGGATATGTGGCTGCCGCAATGGATGCGCAGCCTATCTGGCACCAACATTTTGGCCCGATAGTGGTGTCGTGCGAGCGCGGAGACATACGCCCGTTACCGGACAGTGTCTGCGTGTACGCAGACCTCGCCAAGGAGCGGCGGTCGTTGCAGCGGCCGGTGGTGCCCCGTTTCGAGGTTATTGATGAGTTGTACCACGCTGTGGTGAACGAGATCAAGCCGCTGCATGATGGCGAATGGGCGCGCGCTACGCTTGAGGTATGTCTAGCGTTGCTCGACTCGGCCGGCTCGGGTAAAGACGTGGAACTGCCGCGCTGA
- a CDS encoding PDR/VanB family oxidoreductase → MSSTHTHSDTQMPLRVSRIIDLALDIRSFELVHDDGSDLPPFTPGSHVKVQAPNGMLRKYSLCNDPTERKRYVIAVKRDPEGQGGSLSMHEQLQEGDTLPTSLPSNAFPLVDNAKRYLFIAGGIGITPILSMIRSFGELPPAPWKLIYLTRFPENTAFREELGAPELKGRVRIHHSHGDAERVFDLWPELEKPNSAHVYCCGPRPLMEAVRDMTGHWSPTNVHFESFNEGGGVRPDDKPFMVKLANSGAAFEVPVGKSILSVLREHGCNAAASCESGTCGTCRTNLLSGEADHRDMVLLPEEMDKQIMICVSRAKSDELVIDL, encoded by the coding sequence ATGTCTTCTACGCATACTCACTCCGATACGCAGATGCCGTTGAGGGTGTCTCGCATCATCGACTTGGCGCTCGATATCCGCAGCTTTGAGTTGGTGCATGACGATGGCAGCGATCTACCCCCCTTCACTCCCGGCTCGCATGTAAAGGTGCAAGCCCCTAACGGCATGCTGCGAAAATATTCGCTCTGCAATGACCCGACAGAGCGAAAGCGCTATGTTATTGCCGTCAAGCGCGACCCCGAAGGGCAGGGCGGTTCACTTTCAATGCATGAGCAACTGCAGGAGGGCGACACGCTGCCTACATCGCTTCCTTCCAACGCATTTCCGCTGGTGGATAACGCCAAGCGCTACCTTTTTATCGCCGGGGGTATTGGCATCACGCCGATCCTTTCCATGATCCGTTCTTTCGGTGAGTTGCCGCCTGCGCCGTGGAAGCTAATCTATCTGACGCGCTTTCCCGAAAACACAGCCTTCCGTGAAGAGCTTGGAGCCCCCGAACTCAAGGGGCGAGTGCGGATCCACCACAGTCACGGGGACGCTGAGCGCGTCTTCGACCTGTGGCCCGAGCTTGAAAAGCCTAATTCCGCCCACGTATACTGTTGTGGCCCCCGCCCGCTGATGGAAGCTGTGCGCGACATGACTGGGCACTGGTCGCCGACCAACGTACATTTCGAGAGCTTTAACGAAGGCGGAGGAGTGCGGCCAGACGACAAGCCTTTCATGGTAAAATTGGCCAACTCCGGCGCGGCGTTTGAGGTACCAGTCGGCAAGTCGATTCTGTCTGTGCTTCGTGAGCATGGCTGTAATGCAGCGGCGTCTTGCGAGAGCGGTACTTGCGGCACCTGCCGCACGAATCTACTTAGTGGCGAGGCTGATCATCGAGACATGGTATTGCTGCCCGAGGAGATGGACAAGCAAATCATGATCTGCGTCTCTCGGGCTAAGTCAGACGAATTGGTGATCGACCTGTGA
- a CDS encoding Bug family tripartite tricarboxylate transporter substrate binding protein yields the protein MRRKTLIKLLGMAFLAPFAFSSNAYAQNYPTRAIKLIVPYSAGGLPDTVARILSRPLGDVLGQPVYVDNRPGAGGAVAASAILQAPADGYTLLVTDGPMLSITPLLTKKISYDAGRDFVPISLVGKAPLFLAVNAKVKAKTLEELIALAKAKPGELNYGSAGTGSIHHLTAEAMNASLGLTMTHVPFKGSANSVPAMIGGQVDMVFASPPSLMGFVKSGQARLLATNSSARSLLVPQMPALAEKIPGFDFAFTVAVLGKKDTPEAVVSRINAEIDKIVKMPEVIEQLRTAGVDPVGGSVEQLRQALRAEKTQVTDAAKRAQLKAE from the coding sequence ATGAGACGCAAAACCCTAATCAAGTTGCTTGGGATGGCCTTTCTGGCTCCCTTTGCATTTAGCTCCAACGCGTACGCTCAAAACTACCCGACCCGCGCTATCAAGTTGATAGTTCCCTATTCTGCGGGTGGTCTTCCTGACACAGTGGCTCGTATCCTCTCTCGCCCTTTGGGCGATGTTTTGGGGCAGCCGGTCTACGTCGATAATCGGCCCGGCGCCGGTGGCGCGGTGGCGGCATCAGCGATACTGCAGGCGCCGGCAGATGGTTACACGCTGCTGGTGACCGATGGACCAATGCTGTCGATTACGCCGCTGCTAACAAAGAAGATTAGCTACGACGCTGGTCGCGATTTTGTCCCGATTTCGCTCGTCGGCAAGGCTCCGCTGTTCCTTGCTGTCAATGCGAAGGTTAAGGCGAAGACGCTGGAGGAACTCATCGCGCTGGCGAAGGCCAAGCCGGGAGAGCTTAACTATGGCTCAGCAGGCACAGGCAGCATCCACCACCTCACGGCAGAGGCCATGAATGCTAGCTTAGGCCTCACGATGACACACGTCCCTTTTAAGGGAAGCGCCAACTCGGTGCCTGCGATGATCGGGGGGCAGGTTGACATGGTTTTCGCTTCGCCACCATCGCTCATGGGGTTTGTCAAATCAGGTCAAGCTCGGCTTCTGGCCACTAATTCCTCAGCGCGGTCCCTTCTAGTGCCGCAAATGCCAGCGCTGGCCGAAAAGATTCCTGGCTTTGACTTTGCCTTTACGGTTGCGGTTCTAGGAAAGAAGGATACACCTGAAGCAGTGGTTAGCCGCATAAATGCCGAGATTGACAAGATTGTGAAGATGCCCGAAGTCATTGAACAGCTTCGCACTGCCGGTGTTGACCCAGTAGGCGGCTCGGTGGAGCAATTGAGGCAGGCACTACGTGCCGAGAAGACGCAGGTGACAGACGCGGCTAAGCGGGCCCAACTCAAGGCCGAATAA